The Microbacterium sp. W4I20 genome segment TCACCCGGGACGGGGTTCCGCTCCACGAACGGCACTCGGGAAGCACGATCGGCACGGGCTCGCCGCGTCGGATCGCGCAGGTGCGCCGCCGGTCGCCGCACGCCGAGGTCGTGGACATCCGCGGCAACGTCGACTCCCGGCTCGCGCGGGTCGCCTCCGGAGAACTGGACGCGGTCATCCTCGCCGCAGCAGGGCTGTCGCGGTTGGGATCGGACTCGCCGCTGCATCGCGAGGAGCTCGGCCTCGCCGAATGGCCGACCGCTCCGGGGCAGGGTTCGCTCGCGGTGGAGACGAGGGCGGATGCTCCGGCAGAACTGCTCGCGGCGCTCGCCGAGCTCGACGACGCGAAGACGCGGCTGGCCATCACGGTCGAGCGCGCGATTCTCGAAGGTCTGGATGCCGGTTGTCAAGCCCCCATGGCCGCGCACGCCGTCGTCGAAGGGGCCTCGATCCGCGTCAGGACGGTCGTCTACGCGGTGGATGGCAGCCGCCGGATCGGCCTCGACGTCACGGAAGCCCTGAACGGGGAGTATATTCGTCGGAACGGCAGTGGCAATGGAGCGAATGCTGCCGATGGTGCAGACCCGATGAGCGCAGCGCGCGAGTTCGGGTTCACTGTTGCCCGTCGGCTGCTCGATCAAGGGGCGGCTGGACTCGTCACCCGAGAGCATTCCTCATGACATCCGATTCGAAGCAGGACCGACCGTTGGACGGCTGGCGCATCCTCGTGCCCCGGGGCGGGCCGTGGGGCGACGGCGTCGCCGCGAGCCTCCGCGCCCAGGGAGCCGTGCCCGTCGTCGCACCCCTCATCAACTTCGCTCCGACCACTGACCAGGCCGGCCTCGACGGCGCGCTCGAGCAGCTGGCCGCCGGAGCCTTCGACTGGTTGACCGTCACGAGCGCCACCACGGTCGATGTGCTGTTCGCGCATCGCGCCGTCGTTCCGCGCTCGACGCGGATCGCAGCCGTGGGCGAGACGACCGCAGCCGCGCTGCAGGCCGTGGGCTACGAGGTGGCCCTCGTTCCCGAGCAGGACAACTCCGCCGAGGGCATGGCCGAGCAGCTGATCGCTCTCGAGTCCGAGCCGCGCCGCATCCTGGCCCTGCGCAGCGAGATCGCGAAGCCGGTGCTCAGCACCCTGCTGTCGGATGCCGGGCACGATGTGGCCAGTGTCGTGGCGTACCGCACGGTCGGAGTGCCCGTCACCGAGCGCATCCGCCGTGATGTCGAGAACGGCCGGATCAACGCGATCCTCATCACGAGCGGGTCGGTCGCCCAGCAGGTGCGCGAGCAGTTCCCCGAGATCCCGGATGAGACGCTGCTCGCGGCGATCGGCCCCCGTACCGCGCAGGACGCCCGCAAGGCCGGGTTGTCGGTGTCGGTCGTGGCAGACCGCCAGACGGTCGACGCGCTGATCGATGCGGTCTCGCACTTCACGCTTCCGCACGCGGCCGACGAGTTCGCCCCGTGAGCTTCCCCGAAATGCGGATGAGGCGCCTGCGGCAGTCGCCCGCGGTGCGCGGTCTCGTGCGCGAGACGTCGCTGGAGCCGCGTCAGCTGGTGCTGCCGATGTTCGTGCGAGAGGGGCTGACCGAGCAGGTCGCCATCGGGTCGATGCCCGGCGTGGTCCAGCACTCGATCGACTCCCTGCGGTCCGCCGCCGTCGAGGCCGCGGAGGCCGGCGTCGGGGGAGTGATGCTGTTCGGTGTGCCGGCGGTGCGCGATGCGCGCGGTTCCGGCGCCGATGACCCGCGCGGCATCCTCAACGTCGCCACGGAGGCCCTCGCGGCTGAGGTCGGCGACGCGCTCGTGGTGCAGACCGACCTGTGCCTCGACGAGTTCACCGATCACGGACACTGCGGCGTGCTTGCCGCGGACCCTTCGTCGAGCTCAGGGATCAGAGTCGACAACGACGCGACCCTCGAGCGGTACGCGGCGATGGCGCTCGCGCAGGCGCGGGCCGGATCGCAGCTGCTCGGACTGTCGGGGATGATGGACGGCCAGGTCGCCGTCGTCCGTGCCGCTCTGGACGCCGAGGGCTTCACCGACACCCTGCTGCTGGCCTACGCCGCGAAGTACGCGAGTGCGTTCTACGGGCCGTTCCGCGAAGCGGTCGACTCTCAGCTCACGGGCGACCGGCGCACGTACCAGCTCGACCCGGGCAACCGACGCGAGGGCGTTCGCGAGGCTCTCGTCGATGAGGCGGAGGGCGCCGACATCGTGATGGTGAAGCCGGCGATGTCGTTCCTCGACGTGCTGCGCGAGGTGCGCGATGCCGTGCGTATTCCGGTATGGGCATACCAGGTGTCGGGCGAGTACGCGATGATCGAGGCCGCGGCGGCGAACGGCTGGATCGATCGCCGGGGCGCGGTGCTGGAGTCGCTGCTGTCGATCCGCCGCGCCGGCGCCGACGCCGTTCTGACGTATTGGGCGACCGAGGCCGCCCGCTGGCTGCGCGACTGACTCTCGTCGCGCATCATCGAGGAGAGTGCTGTGACCGACCGCAATGACGACCTGTTCTCCGCTGCCCGCGCGGTGATCCCCGGCGGGGTGAACTCGCCGGTGCGCGCGTACGGCTCGGTCGGCGGTACGCCGCGTTTCCTCGCCTCCGCGAAGGGCGCGACGGTGACGGATGCCGCGGGGCGCTCGTACGTCGACCTCGTCGCCTCGTGGGGCCCGGCGCTGCTCGGCCACGCGCACCCGGAGATCGTCGCCGCGGTGCAGGAGGCGGCGGCGCGCGGACTGTCGTTCGGTGCGCCGACCGAGGGCGAGGTCGAACTCGCAGAGCTGATCGCGGATCGGGTGCGGTTCGGCGAGGTCCGGCCGGTGGAGCGCGTGCGCCTGGTGTCGACCGGCACCGAGGCGACCATGACGGCGATCCGTCTGGCCCGCGGCGCGACGGGACGCGACCTGCTGGTGAAGTTCGCGGGTCACTACCACGGTCACTCCGATGGGCTGCTCGCCGAGGCGGGTTCCGGAGTCGCGACCCTGGCCCTTCCCGGGTCGGCGGGCGTGCCGGCGCCGATCGCTGCGCAGACGCTCGTGATCGGCTACAACGACCCGGAGGCCCTTGCGGCGGTCTTCGCGGAGCACGGCCCGCGCATCGCGGCGGTCATCGTCGAGGCGGCGGCTGCGAACATGGGAGTGGTCGCACCGCTCCCCGGGTTCAACCGTCTGATCGCCGACACCGCCCACGCGCACGGCGCCCTGATGATCCTCGACGAGGTGCTCACCGGATTCCGCGTGCACCCGGCGGGTTTCTGGGGGCTGCAGGCTGCGGCGGGCGAGACGTACGTGCCCGACATCATCGCCTTCGGCAAGGTCGTCGGCGGAGGGATGCCGTTGGCCGCGCTGGGCGGTCGCGCCGAGATCATGGATCTGCTCGCTCCGCTGGGCCCCGTGTATCAGGCGGGGACGCTCTCCGGCAATCCGCTGTCGGTCGCAGCCGGTCTCGCGACGCTTCGCCTCGCGACGCCGGAGGTCTACGCGGCCGTGGATGCGGCATCCGCTCGTCTCGCCGCGCGCCTCGATGCTGCGCTGGCGGACGCGGGGGTGACGCACGCGGTCGCGTCCGCGGGGAGCCTGTTCAACCCATCGTTCCGTGCCTCTGCGCCGCGCGACTACGCCGAGGCTCAGGCGCAGGAGTCGTTCCGCTACGCGCCCTTCTTCCACTCCATGCGCGAGCAGGGCGTGGCGCTCCCGCCGAGCGTCTTCGAGGCCTGGTTCCTCACCGCGGCACACGGCGAGGAAGAGCTCCAGGTCATCGAGGCGGCGCTTCCGGCGGCTGCCGCTTCCGCTGCAAGCGCGGTGCGCGTCTGAGCTGATCGCTGGTCGCTGGCCGCTGATCGCTGATCGGTGATCGCTGATCGGTGATCGGTGGGCGCAGATCGGTGGGCGCAGATCGGTGATCGCTGATCGCTAATCGGTGATCGCTGGGCGCAGATCGCTGAGGTGACTGACGGGCGTGCTCAGACGAACATGACCCTGCGCGGCACGGCATCCGTGTAGACCCGACCGAGGGGGCTGATCCACTCGATGTCTCCTCCGGGGAGTTGTCGGGCCGACCATCGAAACCGGTCGGGGATGTCGGGATGCTTCAGCACATGGTGCCCGGTGCAGAAGTGGGCGAGGTTGTCGTTCGACGTTCTGCCGCCCTTGGCGTGATCGTGGTTGTGGTCGATCTGGCAGCGGTGCACCGGCACGCGGCACCCCGGGAACCGGCAGTGCTGGTCTCTCGCCCGCAGGTGTCGACGCATCGCCTCGGTCGGGGAGTAGGTGTCGGTGGATGTCACCATTCCGGTGCGGTCGAGGAACAGTCGTGACCAGGAGCCGCCCAGACCGGCGATCGAGCGGGCGATGTCAGGGTGCAGGGGGCCGACTCCGTCGAGCTGTGCCGGGCGATCATCGGCACCGGCGAGCGTCGATGCGGCGATCGTGACCTGGACTCGGGCCTTGATGCCCTCGAGGCCGGTTCCGCAGGCGGCGCTGGGGTCGCTGGCGAGCAGCAGATCGGCGAGCAGGTCGGCCCGCACCTGATCGATCGTGCGCTCATCGGAGGGCACGTGCTCGATATCGAAACTCGGGTCGAGCGCGAACGTGCCGCCCTCCCCGTGGATGATGTGCTCTTCGCCGACTCCGGGCTGTGCGCGGTGGTGAGCCTTGTGTCCTGCGCCGTCGTGGGCGCCATCCTCTGCGCGGCACCGCGTGCCGTGCTCGTTGAGGATCTCGTCGTCGCGGCGAGGATCGTCCGGCATCAGATCGGTGAGGAAGATCGCGTCGGGGCCGAAGTCGCGAGCGCCGGACGGGCGTACGGGGTCGGCGTCGTCGCGGGTGGCGATCAGCTGCTGCGCGAGGGCGGTGAGGCGGTCGATGATCGCCGCGGCAAGGTACTCGGGCAGCACGACCTGGATCATGGCGAGGCCGTCGTCGAGCGAACGCATCGTGACGGTTCTCTCGCCGGCCGCCCGACGGTGTCGCTCGTTCACTGTCTCTCCGGCAAGAGCCGCAGCGATCTGCCGCAGCAACGCACGCGTGCGCATCGGGGAGTCGCGTTCCGCCACGACCAGGGCCGCAGTGTCGTAGAGTCCGAGAGTCGCGGCATCCACGCGTCCGTCGCGGACAGCCTGACGCACGATCGCCCCTGCCCGGACGATCTCTCTCACATGTGCGGCGGTGATGTCGCCGCGCCGGAAAGATTCGCGCACCGC includes the following:
- a CDS encoding uroporphyrinogen-III synthase, with the protein product MTSDSKQDRPLDGWRILVPRGGPWGDGVAASLRAQGAVPVVAPLINFAPTTDQAGLDGALEQLAAGAFDWLTVTSATTVDVLFAHRAVVPRSTRIAAVGETTAAALQAVGYEVALVPEQDNSAEGMAEQLIALESEPRRILALRSEIAKPVLSTLLSDAGHDVASVVAYRTVGVPVTERIRRDVENGRINAILITSGSVAQQVREQFPEIPDETLLAAIGPRTAQDARKAGLSVSVVADRQTVDALIDAVSHFTLPHAADEFAP
- the hemB gene encoding porphobilinogen synthase, producing MSFPEMRMRRLRQSPAVRGLVRETSLEPRQLVLPMFVREGLTEQVAIGSMPGVVQHSIDSLRSAAVEAAEAGVGGVMLFGVPAVRDARGSGADDPRGILNVATEALAAEVGDALVVQTDLCLDEFTDHGHCGVLAADPSSSSGIRVDNDATLERYAAMALAQARAGSQLLGLSGMMDGQVAVVRAALDAEGFTDTLLLAYAAKYASAFYGPFREAVDSQLTGDRRTYQLDPGNRREGVREALVDEAEGADIVMVKPAMSFLDVLREVRDAVRIPVWAYQVSGEYAMIEAAAANGWIDRRGAVLESLLSIRRAGADAVLTYWATEAARWLRD
- a CDS encoding HNH endonuclease signature motif containing protein, yielding MTSLHIDDIEQRQALLDAWVAKRRQIASLEAQASTLLAERVRVFDDDVREHPHHRDAIHRSMIAEYSAAGHLSKGGTEYAFADALFLDADHPAVRESFRRGDITAAHVREIVRAGAIVRQAVRDGRVDAATLGLYDTAALVVAERDSPMRTRALLRQIAAALAGETVNERHRRAAGERTVTMRSLDDGLAMIQVVLPEYLAAAIIDRLTALAQQLIATRDDADPVRPSGARDFGPDAIFLTDLMPDDPRRDDEILNEHGTRCRAEDGAHDGAGHKAHHRAQPGVGEEHIIHGEGGTFALDPSFDIEHVPSDERTIDQVRADLLADLLLASDPSAACGTGLEGIKARVQVTIAASTLAGADDRPAQLDGVGPLHPDIARSIAGLGGSWSRLFLDRTGMVTSTDTYSPTEAMRRHLRARDQHCRFPGCRVPVHRCQIDHNHDHAKGGRTSNDNLAHFCTGHHVLKHPDIPDRFRWSARQLPGGDIEWISPLGRVYTDAVPRRVMFV
- a CDS encoding glutamate-1-semialdehyde 2,1-aminomutase; this encodes MTDRNDDLFSAARAVIPGGVNSPVRAYGSVGGTPRFLASAKGATVTDAAGRSYVDLVASWGPALLGHAHPEIVAAVQEAAARGLSFGAPTEGEVELAELIADRVRFGEVRPVERVRLVSTGTEATMTAIRLARGATGRDLLVKFAGHYHGHSDGLLAEAGSGVATLALPGSAGVPAPIAAQTLVIGYNDPEALAAVFAEHGPRIAAVIVEAAAANMGVVAPLPGFNRLIADTAHAHGALMILDEVLTGFRVHPAGFWGLQAAAGETYVPDIIAFGKVVGGGMPLAALGGRAEIMDLLAPLGPVYQAGTLSGNPLSVAAGLATLRLATPEVYAAVDAASARLAARLDAALADAGVTHAVASAGSLFNPSFRASAPRDYAEAQAQESFRYAPFFHSMREQGVALPPSVFEAWFLTAAHGEEELQVIEAALPAAAASAASAVRV
- the hemC gene encoding hydroxymethylbilane synthase, which produces MSTSIRLGTRRSALAQAQSGHVAAALEKVSGRRVELVPITSEGDTNRASLSEIGGQGIFATRLREALLAGECDFLVHSLKDLPTAIPEGLVIAATPPRVDARDVVLTRDGVPLHERHSGSTIGTGSPRRIAQVRRRSPHAEVVDIRGNVDSRLARVASGELDAVILAAAGLSRLGSDSPLHREELGLAEWPTAPGQGSLAVETRADAPAELLAALAELDDAKTRLAITVERAILEGLDAGCQAPMAAHAVVEGASIRVRTVVYAVDGSRRIGLDVTEALNGEYIRRNGSGNGANAADGADPMSAAREFGFTVARRLLDQGAAGLVTREHSS